A genome region from Variovorax paradoxus includes the following:
- a CDS encoding diguanylate cyclase domain-containing protein has product MNEPGLPTFRFGLHTRLSLGVAAVVLAATFAIATYALHLVRGSMRASIAAEEMGRVSAISDAIDQKLGSRRILLQTFAESIQTQGFADAEALQVFLEKHGSLHQAFDNVALLDLNGNLVANLNGAQKNGSVNVKDRPYFVQTVATKAGVVSEPYRNRLNGLAQVAITQPVFDGDGRVQYVISGAINLKDRNILGAFGDVRFGKSGYLFIVTADGVVVDHPDTARILTDVRAASGGGNPDILRAMGGFEGTGEGADEAGVPSLYAFDRTERTNWIVGAMYPKAEAFAGIESIERGAWLGALTLSLLAGALALGVVRRRLKPLAELHRHMQSAQQSPGQASPIPASYARDEIGDLARTFDALMTQRLATELSLAHSEAQLRTIADNIPAMVSRVDASLRYTFVNARISALHDNAPLVGRSMPESRGDDYAVVKPYFERALAGETVILEKTGDPALGIGHRTFQAHYIPDLDADGAVRGVFAMTFDITEEVNIRKAVAEQEKRLRDVTDNIPALVGYFDRNQNCLFGNVRAREMAGLGDRPVEGTTMRSALGDPVYAQCQPYLPVMLSGKKVRFQVRTPLRGKEGFFQVNLIPDTNPRGEVVGFYLMSFNITALKEAELRQAESELRLRTITDNMPALITYIDRDEKITFANATSREWLGLDPLQLLGRHLQDVAGREVYLSRRPMLARALAGERVEFEARTQRKGFERITQVIYVPDVRADGLTHGIFSLALDITALKLVEHKLIELARLDTLTGLPNRLAFNEYLPDAVLRGRLTGNAMALMFLDIDHFKTINDTFGHAVGDAVLVEYARRLTASVRGTDKVARLAGDEFVLVLENLSGTQAAATVAEKIVERVGKAPFVIEGQTIAVTTSIGIAFHRAADSSASAEELLARADAALYNAKAAGRNRFEFFLPAGGPRDPLMLDGSPSPSSADRSDIDG; this is encoded by the coding sequence ATGAACGAACCCGGCCTTCCGACATTTCGCTTCGGCCTGCACACGCGCCTGAGCCTCGGGGTGGCCGCGGTGGTGCTGGCGGCGACCTTTGCCATCGCCACGTATGCGCTGCACCTCGTCAGGGGCAGCATGCGGGCCTCGATCGCTGCGGAGGAGATGGGACGCGTGAGCGCCATTTCGGACGCCATCGACCAGAAGCTGGGCAGCCGTCGCATCCTGCTGCAGACCTTCGCCGAGAGCATCCAGACGCAGGGCTTCGCGGACGCCGAAGCCTTGCAGGTCTTCCTTGAAAAGCACGGATCGCTTCACCAGGCCTTCGACAACGTGGCCCTGCTCGACCTCAACGGCAACCTCGTTGCGAACCTGAACGGCGCGCAGAAGAACGGCAGCGTCAACGTCAAGGATCGCCCGTATTTCGTGCAGACCGTCGCCACGAAGGCCGGGGTGGTGTCGGAGCCCTACCGCAACCGGCTGAACGGGCTGGCGCAGGTCGCCATCACCCAGCCTGTGTTCGACGGCGATGGTCGGGTCCAGTACGTGATCTCGGGCGCCATCAACCTGAAGGACCGCAACATCCTGGGCGCGTTCGGCGACGTGCGATTCGGCAAGAGCGGCTACCTGTTCATCGTCACTGCCGACGGCGTGGTGGTCGACCACCCGGACACCGCGCGCATCCTGACCGACGTCAGGGCCGCCAGTGGCGGCGGCAATCCCGACATCCTGCGCGCCATGGGCGGCTTCGAAGGCACCGGGGAGGGCGCCGACGAGGCCGGCGTGCCCAGCCTCTATGCCTTCGACCGCACCGAGCGCACCAACTGGATCGTCGGCGCCATGTATCCGAAGGCCGAGGCCTTTGCCGGTATCGAGTCGATCGAGCGCGGCGCCTGGCTGGGCGCGCTGACGCTGTCGCTGCTGGCCGGGGCGCTTGCCCTGGGCGTGGTGCGGCGGCGCCTGAAACCGCTGGCCGAGCTCCACCGGCACATGCAGTCGGCCCAGCAGTCCCCGGGCCAGGCCTCGCCGATCCCGGCAAGCTATGCGCGCGATGAGATCGGCGACCTCGCGCGCACCTTCGACGCGCTGATGACGCAGCGGCTGGCCACCGAGCTCAGCCTCGCGCACAGCGAGGCGCAGCTGCGCACCATCGCCGACAACATCCCGGCGATGGTGTCCCGCGTGGACGCCTCGCTGCGCTACACCTTCGTCAACGCGCGCATCAGCGCGCTGCACGACAATGCGCCGCTGGTCGGCCGCTCGATGCCCGAGTCGCGCGGCGACGACTACGCCGTGGTCAAGCCGTATTTCGAGCGCGCGCTGGCCGGCGAGACAGTCATCCTCGAGAAGACCGGCGACCCGGCGCTGGGCATCGGCCACCGCACCTTCCAGGCCCACTACATTCCCGACCTCGATGCCGATGGCGCGGTGCGCGGCGTGTTCGCGATGACCTTCGACATCACGGAGGAAGTGAACATCCGCAAGGCCGTGGCCGAGCAGGAAAAGCGCCTGCGCGACGTCACCGACAACATTCCGGCGCTGGTGGGCTATTTCGACCGCAACCAGAACTGCCTGTTCGGCAACGTGCGCGCACGCGAGATGGCGGGCCTGGGCGACCGGCCGGTGGAGGGCACGACCATGCGTTCGGCGCTGGGCGACCCGGTGTACGCGCAGTGCCAGCCGTACCTGCCGGTGATGCTGTCCGGCAAGAAGGTGCGCTTCCAGGTGCGCACGCCGCTGCGCGGCAAGGAAGGCTTCTTTCAGGTCAACCTGATTCCCGACACCAATCCGCGCGGCGAAGTGGTGGGCTTCTACCTGATGAGCTTCAACATCACGGCGCTGAAGGAAGCGGAACTGCGCCAGGCCGAGAGCGAGCTGCGCCTGCGCACCATCACCGACAACATGCCGGCGCTCATCACCTACATCGACCGCGACGAGAAGATCACCTTCGCCAACGCCACCAGCCGCGAATGGCTGGGCCTCGATCCCCTGCAGCTTCTGGGCCGCCACCTGCAGGACGTGGCCGGCCGCGAGGTCTACCTGTCGCGCCGTCCGATGCTGGCGCGCGCGCTGGCCGGGGAGCGGGTCGAGTTCGAGGCGCGCACGCAGCGCAAGGGCTTCGAGCGCATCACCCAGGTCATCTACGTGCCCGACGTGCGCGCCGACGGTCTCACGCACGGCATCTTCTCGCTGGCGCTCGACATCACCGCGCTGAAGCTGGTGGAGCACAAGCTCATCGAACTGGCGCGGCTCGACACGCTCACCGGCCTGCCGAACCGGCTGGCGTTCAACGAGTACCTGCCGGACGCAGTGCTGCGCGGCCGGCTCACTGGCAATGCGATGGCGCTGATGTTCCTGGACATCGACCATTTCAAGACCATCAACGACACCTTCGGCCACGCGGTGGGCGACGCGGTGCTGGTCGAGTACGCGCGGCGCCTGACGGCCAGCGTGCGCGGCACCGACAAGGTGGCGCGGCTGGCCGGCGACGAATTCGTGCTGGTGCTCGAGAACCTGAGCGGTACGCAGGCAGCGGCCACGGTGGCCGAGAAGATCGTGGAACGTGTCGGCAAGGCGCCGTTCGTGATCGAAGGCCAGACCATCGCCGTGACCACGAGCATCGGCATCGCGTTCCATCGCGCGGCCGATTCCTCGGCGTCGGCCGAAGAGCTGCTGGCGCGCGCCGACGCCGCCCTCTACAACGCCAAGGCGGCCGGGCGCAACCGCTTCGAGTTCTTCCTGCCCGCAGGCGGTCCGCGCGATCCGCTGATGCTCGACGGGAGCCCGAGCCCGAGTTCGGCGGACCGGTCGGACATCGACGGCTGA
- a CDS encoding MFS transporter, whose translation MPIALLALTAGAFGIGTTEFVIMGLLMQVSTDLHVSITAAGLLISGYALGVAVGAPVLTIATRKLPRKTVLLALMAIFTLGNLACALAPSYEMLMAARVITSLAHGTFFGVGSVVATGLVAPEKRASAIAIMFTGLTAATLLGVPAGAWLGLQFGWRSAFWAVTAIGLLALVVLAAFVPRVRGEVKPAPLREELAVLARPQVLLGLAMTVLGFAGVFVVYTYIQPLLTRLTGLSESAVSPVLLVFGGGMALGNILGGKLADRAPMAAVLATLVALAAVLGAMQFTIGTPFAAVVFVGLLGVASFATVAPMQLRVLEKASGAGQNLASSLNIAAFNLGNALGAWVGGVVIDHGPGLRSLGWVAALLTLAGLTIALWSRSLDRREPRGELADCASAQA comes from the coding sequence ATGCCAATCGCTCTCCTTGCCCTCACCGCCGGTGCCTTCGGAATAGGCACCACCGAGTTCGTCATCATGGGCCTGCTGATGCAGGTCTCGACGGACCTCCACGTTTCCATCACGGCCGCCGGCCTGCTGATCTCGGGCTACGCGCTCGGGGTGGCGGTGGGCGCGCCCGTGCTCACCATCGCGACCCGAAAGCTGCCGCGCAAGACCGTGCTGCTCGCGCTGATGGCGATCTTCACGCTCGGCAATCTCGCCTGCGCGCTGGCGCCCAGCTACGAGATGCTGATGGCCGCGCGCGTCATCACCTCGCTGGCGCACGGCACCTTCTTCGGCGTCGGCTCGGTGGTGGCGACCGGCCTGGTGGCGCCCGAAAAGCGCGCCTCTGCCATAGCGATCATGTTCACCGGCCTGACCGCCGCCACGCTGCTCGGCGTGCCGGCAGGCGCGTGGCTCGGCCTGCAGTTCGGCTGGCGCTCGGCCTTCTGGGCGGTCACCGCGATCGGCCTCCTGGCGCTCGTGGTGCTCGCCGCGTTCGTGCCGCGCGTCAGGGGCGAGGTCAAGCCCGCACCGCTGCGCGAAGAGCTGGCCGTGCTGGCGCGTCCGCAGGTGCTGCTCGGCCTGGCCATGACGGTGCTCGGCTTTGCCGGCGTGTTCGTGGTGTACACGTACATCCAGCCGCTGCTCACGCGGCTCACCGGGTTGTCCGAGTCGGCGGTGTCGCCCGTGCTGCTGGTGTTCGGCGGAGGAATGGCACTCGGCAACATCCTTGGCGGCAAGCTGGCCGACCGGGCGCCGATGGCGGCCGTGCTTGCCACGCTGGTGGCGCTGGCCGCGGTGCTGGGTGCGATGCAGTTCACCATCGGCACGCCGTTCGCCGCCGTGGTGTTCGTCGGCCTTCTCGGCGTGGCCTCTTTCGCCACCGTGGCGCCGATGCAGCTGCGCGTGCTCGAAAAGGCCTCGGGCGCCGGCCAGAACCTGGCGTCGAGCCTCAACATCGCGGCCTTCAACCTCGGCAACGCCCTCGGCGCGTGGGTCGGCGGCGTGGTGATCGACCACGGCCCGGGCCTGCGTTCGCTGGGCTGGGTGGCGGCGCTGCTCACGCTGGCCGGCCTGACGATCGCGCTGTGGAGCCGTTCGCTCGACCGGCGCGAGCCGCGCGGCGAACTGGCCGATTGCGCCTCGGCGCAGGCCTGA
- a CDS encoding LysR substrate-binding domain-containing protein — MPRIDVNRSGEMEAFVQVVESGGFSSAARLLGMTPSAVSKLVARLELRLGIQLVHRSTRKLQLTPEGSAFYERSTRVLADMDEAERCAAAGAAPRGRVSINASVSFGQHRLVPLVPRLLEQHPQITLDIALTDRIVDLMDERADIAIRWGQLPSSDLVARRLGETSQAIVAAPSYLAKYGTPHTPQELEAHNRLGWSFRRNSPDWPLRLDGRTVWMPVAGPVRAGDGETLRHLAMAGAGVARLSLYHVQHDIDAGRLVPLLEEFNPCEVEPIHAVYIGKAGTLPARVRAVLDFLVACSGVGGGRYTLRRTEPMPGNSAVT; from the coding sequence ATGCCGCGCATCGACGTCAACCGTTCCGGCGAGATGGAAGCCTTCGTGCAGGTGGTCGAGTCGGGCGGCTTCTCGTCGGCGGCGCGACTGCTCGGCATGACGCCCTCGGCGGTGAGCAAGCTCGTGGCCCGACTCGAGCTGCGCCTGGGCATCCAGCTGGTGCATCGCTCAACGCGCAAGCTGCAGCTCACGCCCGAAGGCAGCGCGTTCTACGAGCGCAGCACGCGCGTGCTGGCCGACATGGACGAGGCCGAGCGCTGTGCCGCCGCCGGCGCGGCGCCGCGCGGGCGGGTGAGCATCAATGCCAGCGTGTCCTTCGGCCAGCACAGGCTGGTGCCGCTGGTGCCGCGCCTGCTGGAGCAGCATCCGCAGATCACGCTCGACATCGCGCTCACCGACCGCATCGTCGACCTGATGGACGAGCGCGCCGACATCGCGATCCGCTGGGGCCAGCTGCCGTCCTCAGACCTGGTCGCGCGGCGGCTCGGCGAAACGAGCCAGGCCATCGTGGCCGCGCCTTCGTACCTCGCGAAGTACGGCACGCCGCACACGCCGCAGGAACTGGAGGCGCACAACAGGCTGGGCTGGAGCTTCCGGCGCAACTCGCCAGACTGGCCGCTGCGCTTGGACGGCCGCACGGTGTGGATGCCGGTGGCCGGCCCGGTGCGCGCAGGCGACGGCGAGACGCTGCGCCACCTGGCCATGGCAGGCGCGGGCGTGGCGCGGCTGTCGCTGTACCACGTGCAGCACGACATCGACGCAGGCCGGCTGGTGCCGCTGCTCGAGGAGTTCAATCCGTGCGAGGTGGAGCCGATCCACGCGGTGTACATCGGCAAGGCCGGCACGCTGCCCGCGCGGGTGCGGGCGGTGCTCGACTTCCTGGTGGCCTGTTCGGGCGTGGGCGGCGGACGCTACACGCTCAGGCGAACGGAGCCGATGCCGGGAAACTCCGCCGTCACCTGA
- a CDS encoding fumarylacetoacetate hydrolase family protein has protein sequence MNPSQTALTDALVAARRGNRTLDASPWTDALASATEAYEVQDAVAAALDWFDGRPVPGIWKSGGGSRSATLTHAPLPPAGVRQGPADFSDLVFHSPGIEAEIALRLGRDVTPEQAATLDHDSAASLIDAMTVSVEVVDSRWQDLAATPALLRLADSQVHGALVLGEWKPYVAVDWASQRCETRVGDAAPVVREGTHPLADPAWLLPIWLRHLTRHGQTVPARTVVTTGSWVGIVPCRRGDQVTAEFPGIGSVRLSV, from the coding sequence ATGAACCCATCCCAGACCGCCCTCACAGACGCACTCGTGGCCGCGCGCCGCGGCAACCGCACCCTCGACGCCTCGCCCTGGACCGACGCGCTCGCCAGCGCCACCGAAGCCTACGAAGTGCAGGACGCCGTGGCGGCCGCGCTCGACTGGTTCGACGGCCGGCCGGTGCCCGGCATTTGGAAGTCGGGCGGCGGCTCGCGCAGCGCCACCCTCACCCATGCACCGCTGCCGCCCGCCGGCGTGCGGCAGGGCCCGGCCGACTTCTCCGATCTCGTGTTCCATTCGCCCGGCATCGAGGCCGAGATCGCCCTGCGGCTCGGACGGGATGTGACGCCCGAGCAGGCTGCAACGCTCGACCACGACAGCGCCGCATCGCTCATCGACGCCATGACGGTGTCGGTGGAAGTCGTCGACTCGCGCTGGCAGGACCTCGCCGCCACGCCCGCCCTGCTGCGCCTGGCCGATTCGCAGGTGCACGGCGCGCTGGTGCTCGGCGAGTGGAAGCCCTACGTGGCGGTCGACTGGGCCTCGCAGCGCTGCGAGACCCGGGTGGGCGATGCCGCGCCCGTGGTACGCGAAGGCACGCATCCGCTGGCTGACCCGGCGTGGCTGCTGCCCATCTGGCTGCGCCACCTCACGCGGCACGGTCAGACCGTGCCCGCGCGCACGGTGGTCACCACCGGCTCGTGGGTCGGCATCGTGCCGTGCCGGCGCGGCGATCAGGTGACGGCGGAGTTTCCCGGCATCGGCTCCGTTCGCCTGAGCGTGTAG
- a CDS encoding tripartite tricarboxylate transporter substrate binding protein: protein MQRRSLIQAAGAAAATLGVPRLFAQEWPSGPVRIVVGFPPGGGTDALARVVAQKLTIMWGQQVIVENKGGVAGVLAADYVAQQPADGSTLLMAHINSHALAPSLQPKLRYNVERDFVPIVLVGVTPNLLIANPGQKALTVKEIVAACKAAPGTLSFGSAGAGSAQHLALEMFKLQGGVDALHVPYKGSGPLLADLMGGQIQYSFETMTAATPHVKNGRVIAVAQTRTQRAKGHPNVPTMQEQGFQGFEATTWYGLAGPGKLPASIAQKVNRDVNTVLAMPDVQERLDTYGAEDGGGSQDKFKQFISTEIAKWAKVVKDGKVHVDT from the coding sequence ATGCAAAGACGTTCCCTGATCCAGGCCGCGGGCGCCGCGGCCGCCACGCTGGGCGTGCCCCGGCTCTTCGCGCAGGAGTGGCCTTCGGGGCCGGTGCGCATCGTGGTCGGATTTCCGCCGGGTGGTGGCACCGATGCGCTGGCGCGCGTGGTCGCGCAGAAGCTGACGATCATGTGGGGCCAGCAGGTCATCGTCGAGAACAAGGGCGGCGTGGCCGGCGTGCTGGCGGCCGACTACGTGGCGCAGCAGCCCGCCGACGGCAGCACGCTGCTGATGGCCCACATCAACAGCCATGCGCTCGCGCCCAGCCTGCAGCCCAAGCTGCGCTACAACGTGGAGCGCGACTTCGTGCCGATCGTGCTGGTGGGCGTCACGCCCAACCTGCTGATCGCCAACCCCGGCCAGAAGGCGCTCACGGTGAAGGAGATCGTGGCCGCCTGCAAGGCCGCGCCAGGCACGCTGAGCTTCGGCTCGGCCGGCGCCGGTTCGGCGCAGCACCTGGCGCTCGAGATGTTCAAGCTGCAGGGCGGTGTCGATGCGCTGCACGTGCCGTACAAGGGCAGCGGCCCGCTGCTGGCCGACCTGATGGGCGGGCAGATCCAGTACAGCTTCGAGACCATGACGGCCGCCACGCCGCACGTGAAGAACGGCCGGGTGATCGCCGTTGCGCAGACCCGCACCCAGCGCGCCAAGGGCCATCCGAACGTGCCGACGATGCAGGAGCAAGGCTTCCAGGGCTTCGAGGCGACCACCTGGTACGGCCTCGCCGGTCCGGGCAAGCTGCCGGCATCGATCGCGCAGAAGGTCAATCGCGACGTGAACACCGTGCTTGCCATGCCCGACGTCCAGGAGCGCCTTGACACCTACGGCGCCGAAGACGGCGGCGGTTCGCAGGACAAGTTCAAGCAGTTCATCAGCACCGAGATCGCGAAGTGGGCGAAGGTCGTGAAGGACGGCAAGGTGCACGTCGACACCTGA
- a CDS encoding pyridoxal-phosphate-dependent aminotransferase family protein yields the protein MLQLDIHPTGRHFLQIPGPSPVPDRILRAMSLPTIDHRGPEFGTLGLKVLGGIRQVFKTKHPVAIYPASGTGAWEAALANTLSPGDHVLMYETGHFASLWQKMATRLGVSTEFLAWSGSDAQLPNAPSWRRGVQADLIEARLRKDTEKKIKAVCVVHNETSTGVTSDIASVRKAIDAAGHPALLMVDSISGLASADFRHDEWGVDVTVSGSQKGLMLPPGMSFNALSPRALEASKSAKLPKAFWAWDEIVEMNKDGYWPYTPNTNLLYGLSEALDMLLGEGLDNVFARHQRWAAGVRAAVNAWGLPIQCADPAVYSPALTGVITPEGVDADALRRLIHQRFDLSLGTGLGKLKGRMFRMGHLGDSNDLTLVAMVAGVEMGMKLAGIKLAGSGVHAAMDHFASHPAQGALQQAA from the coding sequence ATGCTGCAACTCGACATCCATCCCACCGGCCGCCACTTTCTCCAGATTCCCGGCCCGAGCCCGGTGCCTGACCGCATCCTGCGGGCCATGAGCCTGCCCACCATCGACCACCGCGGCCCCGAGTTCGGCACGCTCGGCCTGAAGGTGCTCGGCGGCATCAGGCAGGTGTTCAAGACGAAGCACCCCGTCGCGATCTACCCCGCGTCCGGCACCGGCGCCTGGGAAGCCGCACTCGCCAACACGCTGAGCCCGGGCGACCACGTGCTGATGTACGAGACCGGCCACTTCGCCTCGCTGTGGCAGAAGATGGCCACGCGGCTGGGCGTGTCCACCGAATTCCTGGCATGGTCGGGCAGCGACGCGCAACTGCCCAACGCGCCGAGCTGGCGACGCGGCGTGCAGGCCGACCTCATCGAGGCCCGCCTGCGCAAGGACACCGAGAAGAAGATCAAGGCCGTGTGCGTGGTGCACAACGAGACCTCCACCGGCGTCACCTCCGACATCGCCTCCGTGCGCAAGGCCATCGATGCGGCCGGCCACCCCGCCCTGCTGATGGTCGACAGCATCTCGGGGCTGGCGAGCGCCGATTTCCGCCACGACGAATGGGGCGTGGACGTGACCGTCAGCGGCTCGCAGAAGGGGCTGATGCTGCCCCCGGGCATGAGTTTCAACGCACTCTCGCCGCGCGCGCTCGAGGCCTCGAAGAGCGCGAAGCTGCCCAAGGCTTTCTGGGCCTGGGACGAGATCGTCGAGATGAACAAGGACGGCTACTGGCCCTACACGCCCAACACCAACCTGCTGTACGGGCTGTCCGAGGCGCTCGACATGCTGCTCGGCGAAGGACTCGACAACGTGTTCGCGCGCCACCAGCGCTGGGCCGCGGGCGTGCGCGCGGCAGTCAACGCGTGGGGCCTTCCCATTCAATGCGCGGACCCCGCCGTGTACTCGCCGGCGCTCACCGGCGTGATCACGCCCGAGGGCGTCGATGCCGACGCGCTGCGCCGGCTCATCCACCAGCGCTTCGACCTTTCGCTGGGCACCGGCCTGGGCAAGCTCAAGGGCCGCATGTTCCGCATGGGCCACCTGGGCGACAGCAACGACCTCACGCTGGTGGCCATGGTCGCGGGTGTCGAGATGGGCATGAAGCTCGCGGGCATCAAGCTGGCCGGCAGCGGCGTGCACGCGGCCATGGACCACTTCGCGAGCCACCCGGCACAGGGCGCGCTGCAGCAGGCCGCATAG
- a CDS encoding GntR family transcriptional regulator → MTADIIEISRLALHDQVAARLRTMLVEGHIAPGAKLNERELCLQLRVSRTPLREAIKLLAAEGLVDLLPNRGAVAVKLTEADVVDTFEVLAMLEGMSGELAARRITDEELAEVRALHYEMMACFSRRDLSGYYRLNARIHTAINDAAANPVLSNTYRSINARVQSLRFRTNQNEAKWKHAVEEHEQMIEALATRDAAAMRRVLVAHVLRKRDTVLELLRAGEIYPSARSN, encoded by the coding sequence ATGACCGCTGACATCATCGAAATTTCCAGGCTCGCGTTGCACGACCAGGTCGCCGCGCGCCTTCGCACCATGCTGGTGGAGGGCCACATCGCGCCCGGCGCCAAGCTCAACGAGCGCGAGCTGTGCCTGCAGCTGCGGGTGTCGCGCACACCGCTGCGCGAGGCCATCAAGCTGCTGGCCGCCGAAGGGCTGGTCGACCTGCTGCCCAACCGCGGGGCGGTGGCGGTGAAGCTCACCGAGGCCGACGTGGTCGACACCTTCGAGGTGCTGGCCATGCTCGAGGGCATGTCGGGCGAGCTGGCGGCCAGGCGCATCACCGACGAGGAACTGGCCGAGGTCCGCGCGCTGCACTACGAAATGATGGCCTGCTTCTCGCGGCGCGATCTCTCGGGCTACTACCGGTTGAACGCGCGCATCCACACTGCCATCAACGATGCCGCCGCCAACCCGGTGCTGTCGAACACATACCGCTCCATCAATGCCCGCGTGCAGTCGCTGCGCTTTCGCACCAACCAGAACGAGGCGAAGTGGAAGCACGCGGTGGAAGAGCACGAGCAGATGATCGAAGCGCTGGCCACGCGTGACGCCGCCGCCATGCGCCGCGTGCTGGTGGCGCATGTGCTGCGCAAGCGCGACACGGTGCTCGAGCTGCTGCGCGCCGGCGAGATCTACCCCTCGGCCCGGTCGAACTGA